CATTACTTTTGCTTCCTTTCCTTCATCTTTGTTCTTTGTCAAACTGCTGAAAAGtctaaaataatgaaattttaggtCCAGGCATACTCACCTGAGGTGCCGAAAAGCCTAGAAAACAGCCGGGCATCTTGCTTGAATTCACGTGTAGACTATGAAGAGAATCAACAAACATCCTggagaattttgaaattagcGCCCAAGAGATTATTGGCTCGACTGCCTTGATGTGGTATGACTGACAGAAAATACAACTTTACATGTATGAATGAATAAAACTGTAAGCATAAAAGTACCTAGAGAACATTATGAACTCCAGAAAGGAAGGGGTAGGCATCACCCAGCTGTGCAGCGCTGACCAACGCCCACCACCTTCAGGCATGGGTGGAAGAGCTTCTATGTTTGATGGTAACCCATACGTTCTTCTGAATGCATCTTCAAAGGCTGTTCTGTATGTTTGAAATGGGAAGATGAATTGGCATCTCATGTTTTATAATCCCATAACCAGACAAGACCCCACTTGTTAAGTAAAAGAAACTTTAATACCAATTCAATCACTGAAGGGAACTATTTCAATAAGTTACAAGTAACCAATTTATGTTTGGTTGAGATAAACCATAGCGCACAAGGAATAAAAGGATATTCAACTTAAGTCACCTAGTAACAGTAGCTCAAATGTgttgtttaatatttatgtaaaattataaacaggCCACAAGCAGCTCCTTGGAGAAaataagagaaagaaaatgaacattaGATTGAATATCAAACCACATGTTATTTTGCTGGAACACTCACCGGCACCTTCCTGCATTTATTATGTCACATGTGGACCAGAAGGTAAGCAAATCATTTTTTCCTACAATGCCACCATCCATGTCCAAACATGCCCAGAAGTATATCACATCTCCTTTAGGGTTTTCATGAATTGCTTTCTCTAAGACCTCTTCTGCATTTGTGGATAAGGATACCTGAATGATTGAGCAAGTTTCCTTCAATATGCTGGCAACAAAGTCATCCATGTGAAGAAATACTTCACCTCAGAAAGGAGAAGATACAAGAGATCTCAATCTTTTATATAACTTTCAATCTTAAGAGAATTTGTCTGCCAATGTGGGCACATATGATAGACGCACCTTCCTCCCAGACGCACGCCATGACTGAAATCCTATCCACGGCGCCTTGTGAATGTCATCGATTTTATTAGCAACTGAAAACATGCCTCCAATCTCACAGAGGATATCACGATAATATGTATCATTCAAGATGGGAAGCCGACCAACTGCATCCACGTCATCTGAACTCAATCTTTGGGCTCTAGTAGACTGATTCAGCAAACATAGAGAAAGTAAGAACTACAAAATTAATGCACAAAGCAAGaaacataattaaacaaataaacagaTCTAAATGGTTGCAAGTCATAAGATTACCAAAGTGGATAATAGTGGATTACCAAAGTGATAATACTGGCTCCTTCATTACAGAAGAAAACTATAGATCAAGTTAAAAATGTGTTGTAATACTTGCTCCCTCCatcacagaaaaaaaaaaaacagaaaccaAGTTGAAATGCATCAACCTAGTTATATGGAACTTACAAGACTTAAACCACGGTACAAAGAACCATGGTGTAGAAATGGCCAACCCCCCGCACCATTGTAGATCTCATAAATGCATACTGGCTGACCAGTTCTTTCTAGCTCGCCTTCATCCCTCTCATTTGTTTCAAACCTAAGCTTTTCAGATTTTCGAGCATTGCGATAGATGTCATCCCATTCACCAATGTCTTTCTCCATTCTTTCCTCGATCTACAGAGCACAATACGATGCTTCAGTTATATTAAGGCAAATGCAAAATAGAGGGGTGGGGGCAGGGGTTGGTGGTGGAAAAACATTTTGCACATTACAGAAGAATTATTATACCTCCTCTCTTTCTAGCATCTCAACTTCCTCAGAGCTTTCTATTTCACTCAAGATATCCCAGTCCAACAACGTTGGAATATCCTCTTCCAGATCTTCAGAATTATCCTGGGTTATATTCTTTGACCTAACATAATCTTTCATGTCTTCCTCAAGATCGTAAACATTACTCGAATTCATCCACGAATAACCTTCTAAAAGTTCTGTATTACTATATATCTGGTCAAGTTCCCTTCTGAATAGACTCCATTCCCAAGTAAGATTTTTCAGCTCAGAAGGACGGGCTGGCAGCAAGACATCTGATGGGAAATCAAAGACATATTCAAGTAGTTCTGCATAACCAACGATGCATTCTGCTGCAAACATGTTCTTGGCATGCAGCCTTCCTGAGGAAGCAACAGAATGTGCAAATCTAGATAATTTTCCCCCAGATATCAGAAGTGAAAATGCATTTGTTAAAGCTTCAGCATCATTTTTCGGAAAAATTATCCCATGTACTCCATCAACAACCTACCAATTCAGGAAATTAAGAAGGAAAGAGAAACCATTAGTTCCAAGCAAGTTCAACGATaacttcaaaagaaaaagatgaatgacatacatattttcttatgACTGGAAAATCTGGGGCAATAACAGGATTTCCAAATGCCATGGCCCTTGTCAGTAAGGGAGGGAAGCCCTGCTCATCTTGAGAGGAGCCATACAGAACAATGTCAGCCATCAGTATCAATCCGTTCACATCACTATTTATGCCATAATGCTTCAATGATCCTTGATTGAGTCTCAAACGGGCAGCAACATCCTGGATGGATGGAGAATCAATGGCCAGTATATTATACAAGGATCAGCTAAATAAACTCCCAAGTATCCAAGAGGAATAAATAATGGTATCAAAACACTTTGAATTCCACCTCTGACATTTAAGATGGAGAAAGAACTAGAAACtaaacattaataataataataataataatataacaaaagaaGCATAACATCAATCAAAAAAACCATGAAATGAGGTCCGCCAAAACAATAAGTTCTGAAACAAACTGAgacttattatattatatgaatCATGACCATCAGCTGGTATGTCATCAACCAAGAATCATTACTGGAATCAGTTACCAATTTGAAATGGGAGATCAAATGTGAGGGGTGCAATTTATTATAGGCATTTCGAAACCCACATGAATAAATGCACCAGAGCTATAACTCTCGAGATAGTAAAATGTGAATCTGTACCTGCAAAGCATCATCATAGTCTTTGCTGGAGTTTCCACAAAGGAAGATAAATTTAGATGTAAATCCAACATCATTTGATCCCGCATATTTAAGGAGCAATGGTTCTAGATCATGCATAGCCACAGCATAATCCCAAGCCAGCTCATCGTAGAAGAATGAACTCCCAACAACTAGAACCAGcagatcatcatcatcaaaacCATTTTCCTTCCTCAGCTGAGATCTGGAATGGGTCTTACTATAGCTTTCTGCGGCCCAAACATCTAATGGTGATCCAGGAATCACAAAGAAGTTTCCAGTGTCAAGCATGCTATATAACATCTGATACAGCAAAAATAGAATCAAGAACTGAGGAATTGCCAGGTATCCTGCTATTGCTCATGTCTTAACTATAAAAGAAATCCAGGAGAACAGATTTACCGGAAAGGAGAATTCTTGAAATACCACAACATCAGCCCTActaaatgcatttttccaaTTAGAAATGAGGCGGTCCCAGCCCATGTTCACATACATTGGTAGGCGATTGGCAAGAGTATCCTCTTGAATAATCCATATCAGTGGCACAGAGCAGAAAGGCTCCTGCATAAGGCTGCATAGATATAAAATTCACAAATCATAGCATCTCAAAAGACGGATGCAATTTTACTCTTCTAAGGATCTTTGATGTTCTATCATGTAATTGTATGCAGGAGGAGACAAGAAAGTAGATTAGTTCTCAGAAAattgtcattatatatatatatatattttccagAGAACTTCATGTTTGACTCATATAACAATTTTCTGCACCTTACGTCAAAAAGGTCCTCGAGGCTTATTATTATACGGGAGAGTGGATCAAATTATACAATAGACTATTGCAAAGAATCTACTAACGGTCTAGTTAAGAAAAGGAGGCATACCAACTGGAATTAACAAGAGCTAAGAAAGAGAAGTTTAAGATGACATGTTCAAATGCAGGCAACGGAAATTCATCGCCACATTTTGCATGTTTCTAGTTTCATTAGACCTGTTCTTGACAACTATTGCTCACACGACGGCACTTAATACATGGACCTTTATCCCCAAATTTTTTGCTTAATTGATTACCACAGGGAACTGAATCATATTTGTGCAAGGTTCTTTCTTTGTCAACTATAGTAGcaaagtacaaaatatttgccatctGAAACGAAACTNNNNNNNNNNAGtttgcttaaaaaaattagcaaaatcAATGAACTTTGCGTGGAGAAATGTATGCAGCagctgtaattttttatttttcttatgcttttaatattatccagaGAACAGTTAATATTGAAGGCCACAATTTGCATGATAAATCTTGGAATGTAAAGAAGAATGTAACTGAATTGCCAATACTAATttgtaaagaaatattataaataatttttgaaattcagAGAATAAAATCAGTACCTCGAAATAGCATCTTTTGCTTCAAGAGAGTCCAAAATAATACCATCAAAACTGCAGGCATGAAATGGCATCACTAATTGTACAACAACGTAGACAGAACTTGTTAACAATATATGCAACTGACAGATATTTAACCAAATAATGAACTTCAGAGTGACATGAAGAACAGGGAGAGCGACATACATTGACCAATCAATATAGCCATATCTTTCAGGGGTTAACATTGAGACTTGACCTCCAATTTCTTGCCAAACTGTACGGGCTCTGCCATCTCCCAGGGCATATATCTGTTAAAGAAGGGATAAAAGCTTTTGAACATGCAAATGAAGAAGACATACAGAATATTTAGAAATTGACGAAGAATACAAGTTAAACTGTCTGCTTATGTAGGTCAAACAGCTAACTCCTACAAGAACTCACATGTAGAGTGGAGAACCCTATATTTTATGAAGAGTTCAAGTTAAATTATCCACCAGTATTAGAGCAGAGAACTGCAGCAGGTGGTGTGTTTCAGATACATCAAATTCATATCCAATCAAATGAATTAGCTACTAAAGCTTAGGAGTTGATGAGGGCAGACACTCAGATGTCATACAAACTAAATTTACTGAGAGTCTTTTACTTCACACCTAATGCCGGTAAGATTACTAACTAGTCTTCCACAGTCGCACCAATACACAAAAAGGTTGTTATTGAAGTAATATATGTCAGAACTTAGAATCTACATACCAGAACTTGGAAGTAGACACAGAGAGCTGCCCAATTAGACTTTTGCGCTCCTATATTTGATACAATTTTCGGCACTTCGGTTGGATGTCTCATTCTCAAGGTTTAGCATAACCTATCTGTACAGGTAATAGGGCTTCCTTTTACTTAATTACATTGAGAgcttattgaatatattttatgttctctGGGCCATACTTTACACTTTTccacaaactttctttttgttcttggCAAGCAGATGTTAGTTTTAGCAATGAAAGGAAGGAGATAGAGAAGGAGAGACATGAGCACAAAAATTGGGCAACTGGTCTTAAGATGTTAAATAAACTTAAGACCAAGAGCAAAATAGcctaatatgaatttattttcatagaaTCATCAGCCAGCTTAAAAGTTGGTTTTATcagttaaatttatatattataagaattttaatattaagaCAACATGAGATAGTAAGATACATATATCCATATAACCAAAATCTCACTGGAGAGCAAAATTGTTATTAGAAAGAGCTAAAACATGAACAAATATAAAGATGCAACAATGTTCCAAGTAGTGGATTTTAGAAGTTTCCAGATAAGCACATCAAGAAGCTAACGTCATGTGCTCATTGGGTAACTTCGCCATCCAGTGCTCTGCATGCCATTAGTGGTAACGGGACAAGTTTGTACCACCCAGGATCTGCTCAGCATGGTTTTAGCAAGACCATAAACCCGCCCTCTGGTTCCAGTTGGACCCGGAACCCACCTCACTCCACTTCAAACCCGCCCTAAGCCCAACCCAACTTCGTACCCAGCTGGTCTTAATGGCAAAAtccaattatttcttttttcctccaattaattaatgtaatttaaaaaaaaaaaaaagttattgttTATGAACATTTAATGAgctattattttgttaaaaatatatgtattaaataaaataaaacatctaaaattaataaaatatacttataattattattcagaCTCGGTAAATAAAAACCCATCCCTCGACCCAAAACCACTAATTTAGACCCGGTCCCCAAACTACCCCCCAATTGCCATCCTTAATGTTAGCAACCATTGTCATCATGAATTGAAGTAACA
The window above is part of the Sesamum indicum cultivar Zhongzhi No. 13 linkage group LG7, S_indicum_v1.0, whole genome shotgun sequence genome. Proteins encoded here:
- the LOC105166536 gene encoding uncharacterized protein LOC105166536 isoform X1; protein product: MGRTQVPSPEPASDDPTAAALYSIRDRFPFKRYNNYSTDAAVSRSSKTASSHKTSRSHHHHKRKLSFAPFIGKSWFYLCIFMVIFTFAFASMVLQSSIMSVFRQGVSGERMRWRWSVKEGLELGSSLEFVPGWRLELNASRLNWLRSQPRIGVRPPRISLILGNMKKDPSTLMLYSVMKNLKGLGYLLKIYALGDGRARTVWQEIGGQVSMLTPERYGYIDWSIFDGIILDSLEAKDAISSLMQEPFCSVPLIWIIQEDTLANRLPMYVNMGWDRLISNWKNAFSRADVVVFQEFSFPMLYSMLDTGNFFVIPGSPLDVWAAESYSKTHSRSQLRKENGFDDDDLLVLVVGSSFFYDELAWDYAVAMHDLEPLLLKYAGSNDVGFTSKFIFLCGNSSKDYDDALQDVAARLRLNQGSLKHYGINSDVNGLILMADIVLYGSSQDEQGFPPLLTRAMAFGNPVIAPDFPVIRKYVVDGVHGIIFPKNDAEALTNAFSLLISGGKLSRFAHSVASSGRLHAKNMFAAECIVGYAELLEYVFDFPSDVLLPARPSELKNLTWEWSLFRRELDQIYSNTELLEGYSWMNSSNVYDLEEDMKDYVRSKNITQDNSEDLEEDIPTLLDWDILSEIESSEEVEMLEREEIEERMEKDIGEWDDIYRNARKSEKLRFETNERDEGELERTGQPVCIYEIYNGAGGWPFLHHGSLYRGLSLSTRAQRLSSDDVDAVGRLPILNDTYYRDILCEIGGMFSVANKIDDIHKAPWIGFQSWRASGRKVSLSTNAEEVLEKAIHENPKGDVIYFWACLDMDGGIVGKNDLLTFWSTCDIINAGRCRTAFEDAFRRTYGLPSNIEALPPMPEGGGRWSALHSWVMPTPSFLEFIMFSRMFVDSLHSLHVNSSKMPGCFLGFSAPQNKHCYCRLLEVLVNVWAYHSARKMVYIDPHTGSLKEQHPIEHRKGSMWSKYFNATLLKSMDEDLAEAADDDDHPYRPWLWPLTGEVYWQGVYEREREQRYRLKMDKKRKTKEKLLDRLKHGYRQKTLGG
- the LOC105166536 gene encoding uncharacterized protein LOC105166536 isoform X2, producing the protein MKKDPSTLMLYSVMKNLKGLGYLLKIYALGDGRARTVWQEIGGQVSMLTPERYGYIDWSIFDGIILDSLEAKDAISSLMQEPFCSVPLIWIIQEDTLANRLPMYVNMGWDRLISNWKNAFSRADVVVFQEFSFPMLYSMLDTGNFFVIPGSPLDVWAAESYSKTHSRSQLRKENGFDDDDLLVLVVGSSFFYDELAWDYAVAMHDLEPLLLKYAGSNDVGFTSKFIFLCGNSSKDYDDALQDVAARLRLNQGSLKHYGINSDVNGLILMADIVLYGSSQDEQGFPPLLTRAMAFGNPVIAPDFPVIRKYVVDGVHGIIFPKNDAEALTNAFSLLISGGKLSRFAHSVASSGRLHAKNMFAAECIVGYAELLEYVFDFPSDVLLPARPSELKNLTWEWSLFRRELDQIYSNTELLEGYSWMNSSNVYDLEEDMKDYVRSKNITQDNSEDLEEDIPTLLDWDILSEIESSEEVEMLEREEIEERMEKDIGEWDDIYRNARKSEKLRFETNERDEGELERTGQPVCIYEIYNGAGGWPFLHHGSLYRGLSLSTRAQRLSSDDVDAVGRLPILNDTYYRDILCEIGGMFSVANKIDDIHKAPWIGFQSWRASGRKVSLSTNAEEVLEKAIHENPKGDVIYFWACLDMDGGIVGKNDLLTFWSTCDIINAGRCRTAFEDAFRRTYGLPSNIEALPPMPEGGGRWSALHSWVMPTPSFLEFIMFSRMFVDSLHSLHVNSSKMPGCFLGFSAPQNKHCYCRLLEVLVNVWAYHSARKMVYIDPHTGSLKEQHPIEHRKGSMWSKYFNATLLKSMDEDLAEAADDDDHPYRPWLWPLTGEVYWQGVYEREREQRYRLKMDKKRKTKEKLLDRLKHGYRQKTLGG